A DNA window from Loxodonta africana isolate mLoxAfr1 chromosome 7, mLoxAfr1.hap2, whole genome shotgun sequence contains the following coding sequences:
- the LOC100656069 gene encoding olfactory receptor 51I1-like, giving the protein MWGFNVTPFQPATLQLTGIPGMQTGQAWLAPIFFILYLISIIGNLSILSLVVQEPSLHQPMYYFLSMLSLNDLGVSLSTLPTVLATFCFNYRQVGFDACLVQMFFIHTFSFMESGILLAMSFDHFVAICDTLHYATVLTNSRILATGLGILAKSFITLFPFPFLVKRLPFCKGNVLHHSYCLHPDLMKVTCGDIHVNNIYGLFVVIFTYGIDSTFILLSYALILRAVLAIASQEQRLKALNTCMSHICAVLAFYVPIIAVSMIHRFWKSAPPIVHVMMSTVYLFVPPMLNPIIYSVKTKKIHRAILKVFQKSRN; this is encoded by the coding sequence ATGTGGGGCTTCAATGTCACTCCTTTCCAGCCAGCTACTTTACAGCTGACAGGCATTCCTGGGATGCAGACAGGCCAAGCATGGCTTGCCCCGATTTTCTTCATCCTCTACCTGATCTCCATCATAGGCAACCTCAGCATTCTCAGTCTGGTGGTTCAAGAACCTTCTCTGCATCAGCCCATGTACTACTTCCTCTCTATGCTCTCTCTCAATGACCTGGGAGTGTCCCTCTCTACACTTCCCACTGTGCTTGCCACTTTCTGCTTCAATTACCGCCAGGTTGGCTTTGATGCTTGCCTGGTCCAGATGTTCTTTATCCACACTTTCTCTTTCATGGAATCAGGCATACTGCTGGCCATGAGCTTTGATCATTTTGTGGCTATTTGTGACACATTACACTATGCCACTGTTCTCACTAACAGTCGCATCTTGGCCACGGGCCTGGGCATCCTGGCCAAAAGTTTCATCACCCTCTTTCCATTTCCCTTTCTGGTGAAACGACTGCCCTTCTGCAAGGGCAATGTCTTGCATCACTCATACTGCCTCCATCCCGATCTCATGAAAGTGACATGTGGAGACATCCATGTTAACAATATCTATGGACTCTTTGTGGTCATTTTCACCTATGGCATAGACTCAACGTTCATCTTGCTATCCTATGCATTGATCCTGAGAGCAGTGCTGGCCATTGCATCTCAGGAGCAGAGGCTCAAGGCACTTAACACCTGCATGTCACATATCTGTGCAGTGCTGGCCTTTTATGTTCCTATAATTGCTGTCTCCATGATCCACCGCTTCTGGAAAAGTGCTCCACCTATTGTTCATGTCATGATGTCTACTGTCTACCTGTTTGTGCCTCCCATGCTCAACCCTATCATCTACAGTGTGAAGACAAAGAAGATTCACAGGGCGATCCTCAAGGTCTTCCAGAAATCCCGGAACTGA
- the LOC100659582 gene encoding olfactory receptor 51Q1-like produces MSQITNTTQDHFYFILTGIPGFEASHIWISIPFCCFYTISIMGNTTILTVIRTEPSLHQPMYLFLSMLALTDLGLTLTTLPTAMQLLWFNAQEISFEACFAQIFFIHTFSFMESSVLLAMSFDRYVAICRPLHYTSILTNKVIGTIGLAILCGCVLAVLPSLFLLKRLPFCHSHLLSHSYCLHQDMIRLVCADIRVNSWYGFALVLLIIVMDPLLILLSYAMILKSVLGVACMFERFYAFNNCLSHILAVFILYVPMVGVSMTHRFAKHNSLMVHVIMANVYLLAPPVMNPIIYSVKTKQIRRAIIHFLSQRNMHQR; encoded by the coding sequence ATGTCCCAGATAACTAACACTACTCAAGACCACTTCTACTTCATCCTTACGGGCATTCCTGGATTTGAGGCCTCCCACATCTGGATCTCCATTCCCTTCTGCTGCTTCTACACCATCTCCATCATGGGAAACACAACCATCCTCACTGTCATCCGCACAGAGCCATCTCTCCACCAGCCCATGTACCTATTTCTCTCCATGCTGGCCCTGACTGACCTGGGTCTCACCCTCACCACCCTGCCCACAGCTATGCAGCTCCTCTGGTTCAATGCCCAGGAAATCAGCTTTGAAGCCTGCTTTGCACAGATATTTTTCATTCATACGTTCTCCTTCATGGAATCCTCTGTTTTGCTGGCCATGTCctttgaccgctatgtggccatctgtcgCCCCCTCCATTACACCTCCATCCTCACCAACAAAGTCATTGGCACAATTGGGTTAGCCATCCTTTGCGGCTGtgttctggctgttcttccctcCCTTTTCCTACTCAAGCGCCTGCCCTTCTGCCACTCTCACCTTCTCTCTCACTCCTACTGCCTCCACCAGGATATGATTCGGCTGGTCTGTGCTGATATCCGGGTCAACAGCTGGTACGGATTTGCCCTGGTGTTGCTCATTATTGTGATGGACCCATTGCTCATTTTGCTTTCTTATGCAATGATTCTAAAAAGTGTCCTGGGTGTTGCCTGTATGTTTGAGAGATTCTATGCTTTCAATAACTGTCTGTCCCACATTCTGGCTGTTTTTATCCTCTATGTCCCCATGGTTGGAGTATCTATGACTCACCGCTTTGCGAAGCATAACTCTCTAATGGTCCATGTTATCATGGCCAATGTCTACCTACTGGCACCTCCTGTGATGAACCCCATCATTTACAGTGTTAAAACCAAGCAGATCCGCCGGGCAATTATCCACTTCCTTTCCCAAAGAAATATGCACCAGAGATGA
- the LOC100659293 gene encoding olfactory receptor 51Q1-like, producing the protein MSKANNTTQGPFYFILMGIPGFEAFHIWISIPFCCFYSISIMGNTTILAVIRTEPSLHQPMYLFLSMLALTDLGLTLTTLPTVMQLLWFNIQKITFEGCFAQFFFLHGFSIMESSVLLAMSFDRYVAICRPLHYASIFTSKVIGRIGVAIICRCVMAVLPPLFLLKRLPFCHSHLLSHSYCLHQDMIRLVWADIRVNSWFALVVVLLIIAVDPLLIVLSYALILKSILGTATWTERVQALNNCLSHFLAVLVLYVPMVSVSMTHRFAKHASPLVHVVLANIYVLIPPVMNPIIYSVKTKQIRQGIFLLLFQRKMH; encoded by the coding sequence ATGTCCAAGGCGAATAACACAACTCAAGGCCCCTTCTACTTCATTCTCATGGGTATCCCTGGATTTGAGGCCTTCCACATCTGGATCTCCATCCCCTTCTGCTGCTTCTACAGCATCTCCATCATGGGCAACACCACCATCCTTGCCGTCATCCGCACAGAGCCATCTCTCCACCAGCCCATGTACCTATTTCTCTCCATGCTGGCCCTGACTGACCTGGGTCTCACCCTCACCACCCTGCCCACAGTCATGCAGCTCCTCTGGTTCAACATTCAGAAGATCACTTTTGAAGGCTGTTTTGCTCAGTTCTTTTTCCTCCACGGGTTCTCCATCATGGAATCCTCTGTCCTGCTGGCTATGTCctttgaccgctatgtggccatctgtcgCCCCCTCCATTATGCCTCCATCTTTACCAGTAAAGTTATTGGCAGAATTGGAGTGGCCATCATTTGCCGTTGTGTCATGGCTGTTCTTCCCCCACTTTTCCTACTCAAGCGCCTGCCCTTCTGCCACTCTCACCTTCTCTCTCACTCCTACTGCCTCCACCAGGATATGATTCGGCTGGTCTGGGCTGACATCAGGGTCAACAGCTGGTTTGCACTTGTGGTGGTGTTGCTCATTATTGCAGTTGACCCACTGCTCATTGTGCTCTCCTATGCACTCATCCTAAAAAGTATCTTGGGCACAGCCACCTGGACTGAGCGAGTTCAGGCCCTCAATAACTGTCTGTCCCACTTTCTGGCTGTTTTGGTTCTTTACGTCCCTATGGTGAGTGTGTCTATGACTCACCGCTTTGCCAAGCATGCCTCTCCCCTTGTCCACGTGGTCCTGGCCAATATCTACGTGCTGATACCTCCTGTGATGAACCCCATCATATACAGTGTAAAGACTAAGCAGATCCGACAGGGAatctttctcctcctttttcAGAGAAAAATGCACTAA
- the LOC100659007 gene encoding olfactory receptor 51Q1-like: MYKVNNTTQDPFYFILTGIPGFEAFHIWISIPFCCFYTISVMGNTTILIIIWIEPSLHQPMYLFLSMLALTDLGLTLTTLPTVMQLLWFNIQKITFEGCFAQFFFLHGFSIMESSVLLAMSFDRYVAICRPLHYASIFTSKVIGRIGVAIICRCVMAVLPPLFLLKRLPFCHSHLLSHSYCLHQDMIRLVCADIRVNTWYGFALGLLIIVLDPLLIVLSYALILRSILGTATWAERLRALNNCLSHFLAVLVLYVPMVSLSMTHRFAKHAAPLVHVVIANIYLLAPPVMNPIIYSVKTKQIRQGIFHLLFHRKLR, from the coding sequence ATGTACAAAGTGAATAACACCACACAAGACCCCTTCTACTTCATCCTCACGGGTATTCCTGGATTTGAGGCCTTCCACATCTGGATCTCCATCCCCTTCTGCTGCTTCTATACCATCTCCGTCATGGGCAACACAACCATCCTCATCATCATCTGGATAGAGCCATCTCTCCACCAGCCCATGTACCTATTTCTCTCCATGCTGGCCCTGACTGACCTGGGTCTCACCCTCACCACCCTGCCCACAGTCATGCAGCTCCTCTGGTTCAACATTCAGAAGATCACTTTTGAAGGCTGTTTTGCTCAGTTCTTTTTCCTCCACGGGTTCTCCATCATGGAATCCTCTGTCCTGCTGGCTATGTCctttgaccgctatgtggccatctgtcgCCCCCTCCATTATGCCTCCATCTTTACCAGTAAAGTTATTGGCAGAATTGGAGTGGCCATCATTTGCCGTTGTGTCATGGCTGTTCTTCCCCCACTTTTCCTACTCAAGCGCCTGCCCTTCTGCCACTCTCACCTTCTCTCTCACTCCTACTGCCTCCACCAGGATATGATTCGGCTGGTCTGTGCTGATATTCGGGTCAACACCTGGTATGGATTTGCTCTTGGGTTGCTCATTATTGTGTTGGACCCATTGCTCATTGTGCTCTCCTACGCACTCATCCTGAGAAGTATCTTGGGCACAGCCACCTGGGCTGAGCGGCTCCGGGCCCTTAATAACTGTCTGTCCCACTTTCTGGCTGTTCTGGTTCTCTATGTGCCTATGGTGAGTCTATCCATGACTCATCGTTTTGCAAAACACGCTGCCCCACTGGTCCACGTGGTCATTGCCAATATCTACTTGCTGGCCCCTCCTGTGATGAACCCCATCATTTACAGTGTCAAGACTAAGCAAATACGCCAAGGAATCTTTCACCTTCTCTTCCACAGGAAGTTGCGCTGA